A window of Clavibacter michiganensis contains these coding sequences:
- a CDS encoding glycosyl hydrolase family 32, protein MAFALPGHWVWDSWTAVDGDTTHLFYLHAPTALGDPDLRHRNAAVGHATSTDLVTWTDHGIVLEHGPAGSPDASATWTGSVTRDPSGLWRMSYTGSVFPRDDAGVNVETVLQATSTDLHRWVKASVSALSADPRWYETLADGTWREEAWRDPWVERDPAGDGWRMLVTARSRAAASGPDADPLDRGVVGHAVSRDLVTWTAAAPLSAPGAGFAHLEVLQVAEVDGRRVLVFSCAGSDLAGARAGQEGGVFALPLDDDQPFGRPVDIGRARLLHGEGLYAARIVRTPSGPALLGFEDAGADGSFVGRIPDPVPVRWDAAGLLVAVPAGSAS, encoded by the coding sequence ATGGCGTTCGCGCTGCCCGGGCACTGGGTCTGGGACTCGTGGACCGCGGTCGACGGCGACACGACGCACCTCTTCTACCTGCACGCGCCGACCGCGCTCGGGGATCCGGACCTGCGACACCGGAACGCCGCCGTGGGCCACGCGACCTCGACCGACCTCGTCACGTGGACCGACCACGGCATCGTGCTCGAGCACGGGCCGGCCGGGTCACCGGACGCGTCGGCGACGTGGACGGGCAGCGTGACGCGCGACCCGTCGGGGCTCTGGCGGATGTCGTACACGGGCTCGGTGTTCCCGCGGGACGACGCGGGCGTGAACGTGGAGACCGTTCTGCAGGCGACCTCGACCGACCTGCACCGGTGGGTGAAGGCGAGCGTGTCCGCGCTGTCGGCCGACCCGCGCTGGTACGAGACGCTCGCCGACGGCACGTGGCGCGAGGAGGCGTGGCGGGATCCCTGGGTCGAGCGTGACCCCGCGGGCGACGGCTGGCGCATGCTCGTCACCGCGCGGTCGCGGGCCGCCGCGTCAGGTCCGGACGCGGATCCGCTCGACCGCGGCGTCGTGGGGCACGCCGTCTCGCGCGACCTCGTGACCTGGACCGCCGCGGCGCCGCTCAGCGCGCCCGGCGCAGGGTTCGCGCACCTCGAGGTGCTGCAGGTCGCGGAGGTCGACGGCCGGCGGGTGCTCGTGTTCTCGTGCGCGGGGTCCGACCTCGCGGGCGCGCGAGCCGGGCAGGAGGGCGGCGTCTTCGCGCTGCCGCTCGACGACGACCAGCCGTTCGGCCGCCCCGTCGACATCGGGCGCGCCCGGCTCCTGCACGGCGAGGGGCTGTATGCCGCGCGCATCGTCCGGACGCCGTCGGGTCCGGCGCTCCTCGGCTTCGAGGACGCCGGCGCGGACGGCTCGTTCGTCGGCCGCATCCCGGATCCGGTGCCCGTGCGATGGGACGCGGCCGGGCTGCTGGTCGCGGTGCCCGCCGGGTCCGCGTCGTGA
- a CDS encoding YqaJ viral recombinase family protein: MLAFPWEDDLAPAAPAPPPPPPHLTRIVAHSSDRVAWLRARSFGITATDVARLATDASLQAVALEKLYGSGFGGNRYTDHGREREPEIARWVEAEHGIVPSAHLFHAEGQRRHLATPDGVGLRADGRLELAEIKTTAKPWRSIPRNYLRQIWWQQYVLGAERSLIVWEQHVDFVPVHDIPKWKWIDRDEAEIAALVARANDLIALIVRMANAPAGARGLA, from the coding sequence ATGCTGGCCTTCCCCTGGGAGGACGACCTCGCCCCCGCAGCACCCGCGCCGCCTCCTCCCCCACCGCACCTGACGCGCATCGTCGCCCACTCGTCGGATCGCGTCGCCTGGCTCCGCGCCCGCAGCTTCGGCATCACCGCGACCGACGTCGCACGCCTCGCGACCGACGCGTCGCTGCAGGCCGTCGCGCTCGAGAAGCTCTACGGATCCGGCTTCGGCGGCAACCGCTACACCGACCACGGCCGGGAGCGCGAGCCCGAGATCGCCCGCTGGGTCGAGGCGGAGCACGGCATCGTCCCGAGCGCGCACCTGTTCCACGCGGAGGGCCAGCGCCGCCACCTGGCGACCCCCGACGGCGTGGGCCTCCGGGCAGACGGCCGGCTCGAGCTCGCGGAGATCAAGACGACCGCGAAGCCGTGGCGCAGCATCCCGCGCAACTACCTGCGCCAGATCTGGTGGCAGCAGTACGTGCTCGGCGCCGAGCGCTCGCTCATCGTCTGGGAGCAGCACGTGGACTTCGTGCCCGTGCACGACATCCCGAAGTGGAAGTGGATCGACCGCGACGAGGCGGAGATAGCCGCGCTCGTGGCGCGCGCGAACGACCTCATCGCGCTCATCGTGCGCATGGCGAACGCGCCGGCCGGAGCCCGCGGCCTGGCCTGA
- a CDS encoding YcaO-like family protein, with translation MSRGGAGVVSPYTGLVEHAHPMAFTPDAIPDALYSGRSADTGFLTGTESERFSMGPGGSRMEARRSCIGEAVERMSLAGAPGGFRAPLGADARQVGPDAFQRFHPTQREDPAFHYERAQAGDLLTWMPARSLHRGDAVHVPAQMVVFDDPHRADGHREPHVEPATSSGVAAGPHFGFAAGRAVLELIERDAFQRSWLRGSTPPAFDWRGSSRLTDATLRELERLEELCGRFGASFTVRVLDAAADVPVLLAVMRSDRIGVAVGCAADFRLDRAILNAVREALHTHNWCLRLLAEPTIDPEDVVEFEDHIRLHCRPSARPLTAALDGSDERVAAIGGPDSWAEVVAGLDREGIEVLLADITAPEVRAAGFHVVRALSPDLVALDVVHAARFLGHPRLYRRWRDGPAIDGPADLVHVPHPFP, from the coding sequence ATGAGCCGCGGCGGGGCGGGCGTCGTCAGCCCGTACACGGGGCTCGTGGAGCACGCGCATCCCATGGCCTTCACGCCCGACGCCATCCCCGACGCCCTCTACTCGGGCCGCTCCGCGGACACCGGGTTCCTCACCGGCACGGAGTCCGAGCGCTTCAGCATGGGGCCGGGCGGATCCCGGATGGAGGCGCGCCGCTCCTGCATCGGCGAGGCGGTGGAGCGCATGTCGCTCGCGGGAGCGCCCGGCGGGTTCCGCGCGCCCCTCGGCGCCGACGCCCGCCAGGTGGGGCCGGACGCCTTCCAGCGCTTCCACCCGACGCAGCGCGAGGATCCGGCCTTCCACTACGAGCGCGCCCAGGCGGGCGACCTCCTCACCTGGATGCCGGCGCGGTCGCTGCACCGGGGCGACGCGGTGCACGTGCCCGCGCAGATGGTGGTGTTCGACGACCCGCACCGCGCGGACGGGCACCGGGAGCCGCACGTGGAGCCGGCCACCTCGTCCGGCGTCGCGGCCGGGCCGCACTTCGGGTTCGCCGCGGGCCGCGCCGTGCTGGAGCTCATCGAGCGCGACGCGTTCCAGCGCTCGTGGCTCCGCGGATCCACGCCCCCGGCCTTCGACTGGCGCGGCAGCTCCCGGCTCACCGACGCGACGCTCCGGGAGCTCGAGCGCCTGGAGGAGCTGTGCGGCCGGTTCGGCGCGTCGTTCACGGTGCGCGTGCTGGACGCGGCAGCCGACGTGCCCGTGCTGCTCGCGGTCATGCGCAGCGATCGCATCGGCGTCGCGGTGGGCTGCGCGGCCGACTTCCGGCTCGACCGGGCGATCCTCAACGCGGTCCGCGAGGCGCTGCACACGCACAACTGGTGCCTGCGGCTTCTCGCGGAGCCGACCATCGACCCCGAGGACGTGGTCGAGTTCGAGGACCACATCCGGCTGCACTGCCGCCCGTCCGCGCGCCCGCTCACGGCCGCGCTCGACGGCTCGGACGAACGGGTCGCGGCCATCGGGGGCCCGGACAGCTGGGCGGAGGTCGTCGCCGGGCTCGACCGCGAGGGCATCGAGGTGCTGCTCGCGGACATCACGGCGCCCGAGGTGCGCGCGGCCGGCTTCCACGTGGTGCGCGCGCTGAGCCCCGACCTCGTGGCGCTCGACGTGGTGCACGCCGCGCGGTTCCTCGGGCACCCGCGCCTCTACCGGCGGTGGCGCGACGGGCCCGCGATCGACGGGCCGGCCGACCTCGTCCACGTCCCGCACCCGTTCCCGTGA
- a CDS encoding ABC transporter ATP-binding protein, giving the protein MTDAIELEGITRAFGRTRALDAASFSLAPGLVHALLGPNGSGKTTAIDVLTATRRPDAGRARVLGHDVRRGGPTAALVAVMPQALAFPEYLTVREVLALALVPHAAALTPAAAIDRFDLDRLASRQTGGLSGGERRRVALACVVGAGTPVVVLDEPSAALDIPGRAAVRDAIAAVRDSGRTVLLASHDMEEVAALADTVVCLDHGRVVGHWTAADFRGLAGVRRVGFDATVAEARRLRSSGAVPEAGEEPRGLERIRWVIDTDRSDVVAGLVLAAVPQPRLTVVEPGLGEIVERVLAGGADAIPADASRTEDHAGCAR; this is encoded by the coding sequence ATGACTGACGCGATCGAGCTCGAGGGGATCACCCGCGCCTTCGGCCGGACGCGCGCGCTCGACGCCGCGTCCTTCTCCCTCGCGCCGGGGCTCGTGCACGCGCTGCTCGGGCCGAACGGATCCGGCAAGACCACCGCCATCGACGTGCTCACCGCCACCCGGCGCCCGGATGCGGGCCGGGCGCGCGTGCTCGGCCACGACGTGCGCCGCGGCGGTCCCACGGCGGCGCTCGTCGCGGTCATGCCGCAGGCGCTCGCCTTCCCCGAGTACCTCACGGTGCGCGAGGTGCTGGCGCTCGCCCTCGTGCCGCATGCGGCCGCGCTCACCCCAGCCGCCGCGATCGACCGCTTCGACCTCGACCGCCTCGCGTCGCGCCAGACCGGCGGCCTCAGCGGCGGAGAGCGGCGGCGCGTCGCGCTCGCGTGCGTGGTCGGCGCGGGGACGCCCGTCGTGGTGCTCGACGAGCCCTCCGCGGCGCTCGACATCCCGGGCCGGGCCGCCGTGCGCGACGCCATCGCCGCGGTCCGCGACTCCGGGCGCACCGTGCTCCTCGCCTCGCACGACATGGAGGAGGTCGCGGCGCTCGCCGACACGGTCGTCTGCCTCGACCATGGGCGCGTCGTCGGCCACTGGACCGCCGCCGACTTCCGCGGTCTGGCCGGCGTCCGTCGGGTCGGCTTCGACGCGACCGTCGCCGAGGCGCGTCGCCTGCGGTCGTCCGGCGCGGTGCCCGAGGCGGGGGAGGAACCGCGCGGCCTCGAGCGGATCCGGTGGGTCATCGACACCGACCGCTCCGACGTCGTCGCCGGGCTGGTGCTCGCCGCCGTGCCGCAGCCCCGCCTCACGGTCGTCGAGCCCGGGCTCGGCGAGATCGTGGAGCGCGTGCTGGCGGGCGGCGCGGACGCGATCCCCGCCGATGCGTCGCGCACCGAGGATCACGCGGGGTGCGCCCGATGA
- a CDS encoding SagB/ThcOx family dehydrogenase: MSTIETDATPERAEAATGPSARADPATLASGRSLGSVGPIFSVGGAVDRHAGDPAEDFHEASKITRITHPGWTDVRYAHQMAQEAQGVTDAGPGGATSAPRLLPALPLPRALPLRHELGATLAARRSAEPRTLGRPVELAELATVLRLAYGPRGDGTPGRFVPSGGGLYPLDLHVVARSVVGLEPGIHQLDPLEETLVDVSGLDRDGRLARFRRAAPSLMAPIPETAAVTVVITGSFERSRCKYGLRGYRLTLLEAGHVGQNALLVATALGLPVLGWVGFVDHELDAVLGLDGVTQSSLYAISFGGAEPGARRFAEEEASHD, translated from the coding sequence ATGAGCACCATCGAGACCGACGCCACCCCCGAGCGCGCGGAGGCCGCGACGGGTCCGTCCGCGAGGGCGGATCCCGCCACCCTCGCGTCCGGGCGCTCCCTCGGGAGCGTGGGGCCGATCTTCAGCGTCGGGGGCGCCGTCGACCGGCATGCGGGCGACCCCGCGGAGGACTTCCACGAGGCGTCGAAGATCACGCGGATCACCCACCCCGGCTGGACCGACGTGCGGTACGCGCACCAGATGGCGCAGGAGGCGCAGGGCGTCACGGACGCCGGTCCGGGCGGGGCCACCTCCGCGCCGCGGCTGCTCCCGGCCCTGCCCCTCCCGCGCGCGCTCCCGCTCCGGCACGAGCTGGGCGCGACGCTGGCCGCGCGCCGGTCGGCCGAGCCGCGCACGCTCGGGCGGCCGGTCGAGCTGGCCGAGCTCGCCACCGTGCTGCGCCTCGCCTACGGGCCGCGCGGCGACGGCACGCCCGGGCGATTCGTGCCCTCGGGCGGCGGGCTGTACCCGCTCGACCTGCACGTGGTCGCGCGGTCGGTCGTGGGGCTCGAGCCGGGGATCCACCAGCTCGACCCGCTCGAGGAGACGCTCGTCGACGTGTCCGGGCTCGACCGCGACGGGCGGCTCGCGCGGTTCCGCCGCGCGGCGCCGTCGCTCATGGCGCCGATCCCGGAGACGGCGGCGGTCACCGTCGTCATCACGGGCAGCTTCGAGCGCTCGCGCTGCAAGTACGGGCTCCGGGGCTACCGGCTCACCCTGCTGGAGGCCGGGCACGTGGGGCAGAACGCGCTCCTGGTCGCGACCGCGCTGGGGCTGCCGGTGCTGGGCTGGGTGGGCTTCGTCGACCACGAGCTCGACGCGGTGCTCGGGCTCGACGGGGTGACGCAGTCGTCCCTGTACGCGATCTCGTTCGGCGGCGCGGAGCCGGGCGCGCGGCGCTTCGCCGAGGAGGAGGCATCCCATGACTGA
- a CDS encoding ABC transporter permease, which produces MTAAPMPVRPTAARRFAVYRAHVVSELAQNARMPAFVLPLLAYPVLIYAVVGLPQGGPPSARLSVLLGYVLFSVLGTVTFQFGVGVASARESPWERWLFTAPVPAWIRLAAKLTVACVFGVVFVIPVVAVGILAGGVRVDAATLGSVALAVLAGAVPMALLGLAMGYWFPARGALGLANLVYLPLSFAGGLFTGGDTSGTPWESLTVLLPTGAWSTLTSAAARQDTAVMGIPLILLAAWAVLLGGITLAGYQRTQSANFR; this is translated from the coding sequence ATGACCGCCGCGCCGATGCCGGTCCGCCCCACCGCAGCCCGCCGGTTCGCCGTCTACCGCGCCCACGTCGTCAGCGAGCTCGCGCAGAACGCGCGCATGCCGGCCTTCGTGCTGCCGCTCCTCGCCTACCCCGTGCTCATCTACGCGGTCGTCGGTCTGCCGCAGGGCGGCCCGCCGAGCGCGCGGCTCAGCGTCCTGCTCGGCTACGTGCTGTTCTCGGTGCTCGGCACGGTGACGTTCCAGTTCGGCGTCGGCGTCGCATCGGCCCGGGAGTCGCCGTGGGAGCGGTGGCTGTTCACGGCGCCGGTGCCCGCGTGGATCCGGCTGGCGGCGAAGCTCACGGTCGCGTGCGTCTTCGGCGTCGTGTTCGTGATCCCGGTGGTCGCGGTCGGGATCCTCGCGGGCGGCGTCCGGGTGGACGCGGCGACGCTCGGATCCGTGGCGCTCGCCGTCCTGGCCGGCGCCGTGCCGATGGCGCTGCTCGGCCTCGCGATGGGCTACTGGTTCCCCGCCCGCGGCGCGCTCGGCCTGGCCAACCTCGTGTACCTGCCCCTGTCGTTCGCGGGCGGCCTGTTCACGGGCGGCGACACGAGCGGCACACCCTGGGAGTCGCTCACGGTGCTGCTGCCGACCGGCGCGTGGAGCACGCTGACGAGCGCGGCGGCCCGGCAGGACACGGCGGTCATGGGGATCCCGCTGATCCTCCTCGCGGCGTGGGCGGTGCTGCTCGGCGGCATCACCCTCGCGGGCTACCAGCGCACGCAGTCGGCGAACTTCCGCTGA
- a CDS encoding carbohydrate ABC transporter permease has product MSTTDRTIPAGATATAAVPAGPSTRGGGPGRAPTRRRRLGPEARRTAMVGWIMLLPAVASYAAFVVWPLITAVQYSFYKWNGIGASTFIGLDNYVQIFTDTRLLTPIVNALILVVFFMVIPITAGLALATLLRGMKQGPFASISRTILFLPQIVPLVAAGIAWSWMYAQSGTINSILDAVGLGFLSRSWLADFGTALPAVGLIGSWVLTGLCTVLLLTGMGKIDGSLYEAVRLDGAGFFREFVTITLPGLRQEIAVLVTITVIAALSTFDIIYTTTKGGPGTTTLVPGIEIFRLAFVQSQVGLASAFGVVLLVFVLLLVLPVQRLSRERDR; this is encoded by the coding sequence GTGAGCACCACGGATCGCACCATCCCCGCGGGGGCGACGGCGACCGCCGCCGTCCCCGCGGGGCCGTCCACGCGCGGCGGCGGGCCCGGGCGCGCGCCCACGCGGCGCCGCCGGCTCGGCCCCGAGGCCCGTCGCACCGCGATGGTCGGCTGGATCATGCTGCTGCCGGCCGTCGCGTCCTACGCTGCGTTCGTCGTCTGGCCGCTCATCACGGCGGTGCAGTACTCGTTCTACAAGTGGAACGGGATCGGCGCCTCCACCTTCATCGGCCTCGACAACTACGTGCAGATCTTCACGGACACCCGGCTGCTGACGCCCATCGTCAACGCGCTGATCCTCGTGGTCTTCTTCATGGTGATCCCCATCACCGCGGGCCTCGCCCTCGCCACGCTCCTGCGCGGGATGAAGCAGGGCCCGTTCGCGTCGATCTCGCGCACCATCCTGTTCCTGCCGCAGATCGTCCCGCTCGTCGCGGCGGGCATCGCGTGGTCGTGGATGTACGCGCAGTCCGGCACCATCAACTCCATCCTCGACGCGGTGGGGCTCGGCTTCCTGTCCCGCTCCTGGCTCGCCGACTTCGGCACGGCGCTGCCCGCGGTCGGGCTCATCGGATCCTGGGTGCTCACGGGCCTCTGCACCGTGCTGCTGCTCACGGGCATGGGCAAGATCGACGGCTCGCTCTACGAGGCCGTGCGGCTCGACGGTGCCGGCTTCTTCCGCGAGTTCGTCACCATCACCCTGCCGGGCCTCCGGCAGGAGATCGCGGTGCTCGTGACCATCACGGTCATCGCCGCCCTGAGCACGTTCGACATCATCTACACGACCACCAAGGGCGGGCCGGGCACCACGACGCTCGTGCCCGGCATCGAGATCTTCCGGCTCGCGTTCGTGCAGAGCCAGGTGGGCCTCGCGTCCGCGTTCGGCGTGGTGCTGCTCGTGTTCGTGCTGCTGCTCGTGCTCCCCGTCCAACGACTCTCGAGGGAGCGCGACCGATGA
- a CDS encoding NADP-dependent oxidoreductase — MSQVVQSRAGVAAAAERDRAAAAVALAPHGETMRAVVVTETGGPDVLHVADVPVPHRLDSEVLVKVVAAGVNPIDLRLRAGEPGGPTLGVLPAVLGRDFSGVVVESPYEDHALHPGDEVFGLAMVPRMPGSYAPYIAVPSVSLARKPARLSHVEAAATPVSALTAWGMVVDIGRAHEGQVVLIHAGAGGVGHFAVQFARHFGARVVATGSPRNVDWLAELGADEVIDRSQVRFEDVLADVDVVIDLVGNCTDDTGTRSLQVLRRGGLLVSAPVRGWPTLVQDAAAVGVRATHYEVAPDGQKLAVISRLLESGDIKVYVDEVFDLEDAAEAHRHMESGHARGKVVLNVARG, encoded by the coding sequence ATGAGCCAGGTCGTCCAGTCGAGAGCCGGCGTCGCCGCCGCGGCCGAGCGGGATCGGGCGGCGGCCGCCGTCGCCCTGGCGCCCCACGGGGAGACCATGCGCGCGGTCGTCGTCACGGAGACCGGAGGGCCCGACGTGCTGCACGTCGCGGACGTGCCGGTGCCGCACCGCCTCGACTCCGAGGTGCTCGTGAAGGTCGTCGCCGCGGGCGTGAACCCCATCGACCTGCGTCTCCGCGCGGGCGAGCCCGGCGGCCCGACGCTCGGCGTCCTGCCCGCGGTGCTCGGCCGCGACTTCAGCGGCGTCGTCGTCGAATCGCCCTACGAGGACCACGCGCTGCATCCGGGCGACGAGGTGTTCGGCCTCGCGATGGTGCCGCGGATGCCCGGCAGCTATGCCCCGTACATCGCCGTCCCGAGCGTGAGCCTCGCCCGGAAGCCCGCGCGCCTCTCGCACGTGGAGGCCGCGGCGACGCCCGTGAGCGCCCTCACCGCGTGGGGCATGGTCGTCGACATCGGCAGGGCGCACGAGGGTCAGGTCGTCCTGATCCATGCGGGCGCGGGCGGCGTCGGCCACTTCGCGGTCCAGTTCGCGCGCCACTTCGGCGCGCGCGTGGTCGCGACGGGCTCGCCCCGCAACGTCGACTGGCTGGCGGAGCTCGGCGCCGACGAGGTCATCGACCGCTCGCAGGTGCGCTTCGAGGACGTGCTCGCCGACGTGGACGTGGTGATCGACCTGGTCGGCAACTGCACCGACGACACCGGCACCCGCTCGCTGCAGGTCCTCCGTCGTGGCGGCCTCCTGGTCAGCGCGCCCGTCCGTGGCTGGCCGACGCTCGTGCAGGACGCGGCCGCGGTCGGCGTGCGCGCCACCCACTACGAGGTCGCGCCCGACGGGCAGAAGCTCGCGGTGATCTCGCGCCTGCTGGAGTCCGGCGACATCAAGGTCTACGTCGACGAGGTCTTCGACCTGGAGGACGCCGCCGAGGCGCACCGCCACATGGAGAGCGGGCACGCTCGCGGCAAGGTCGTCCTCAACGTGGCGCGGGGCTGA
- a CDS encoding TOMM precursor leader peptide-binding protein has protein sequence MDSSTTYSVSPRYAVGEVEDTLHLLGGRELVSLKLPSGDAVSAVSRLLSRPFTRADLDRAFAAHAPAVADLVDELVLRDVVVGSPTGSAGSVPDELAHVLDEARRNGGDRTGLGPVRDAASPARIALVGDMIPSLLTGLAEALPSAELGDEHDADLVIAVGSRPVLREVGARMHAAGRPWLPVHPFDGRFQLVGPVVVPGEGPCLECVALRWASTTPFAADHAAAADAVAVVPRDPSLDAITAGFAARFAARWIHAHDWLVASTVLVIEPKVMEAEAHAVFRVARCGTCGPRPYAGVASPWRA, from the coding sequence ATGGATTCGTCGACCACGTACTCGGTGAGTCCCCGCTACGCCGTCGGGGAGGTGGAGGACACCCTCCACCTCCTCGGCGGTCGTGAGCTGGTCTCCCTGAAGCTGCCCTCGGGCGACGCCGTCTCCGCGGTGTCGCGCCTCCTCTCCCGTCCCTTCACCCGTGCGGACCTCGACCGGGCCTTCGCCGCGCACGCCCCCGCCGTGGCGGACCTGGTCGACGAGCTCGTGCTGCGCGACGTCGTGGTCGGGTCGCCGACCGGCTCCGCGGGATCCGTCCCGGACGAGCTCGCGCACGTCCTCGACGAGGCGCGGCGCAACGGCGGCGACCGCACCGGGCTCGGTCCCGTGCGCGACGCCGCGTCGCCCGCGCGGATCGCGCTCGTGGGCGACATGATCCCGTCGCTGCTCACGGGCCTCGCGGAGGCCCTCCCCTCGGCCGAGCTCGGCGACGAGCACGACGCCGACCTGGTCATCGCGGTCGGCTCGCGACCGGTCCTCCGCGAGGTCGGCGCGCGCATGCACGCCGCGGGGCGCCCGTGGCTCCCCGTGCACCCGTTCGACGGCCGCTTCCAGCTCGTCGGGCCGGTGGTCGTGCCCGGCGAGGGGCCGTGCCTGGAGTGCGTCGCGCTGCGCTGGGCGTCGACCACGCCGTTCGCCGCGGATCACGCCGCGGCGGCCGACGCGGTCGCCGTCGTGCCGCGCGACCCGAGCCTGGACGCCATCACGGCCGGGTTCGCCGCGCGCTTCGCCGCCCGGTGGATCCACGCGCACGACTGGCTCGTGGCCAGCACCGTGCTCGTCATCGAGCCCAAGGTCATGGAGGCGGAGGCGCACGCCGTGTTCCGCGTGGCCAGGTGCGGCACGTGCGGCCCCCGCCCCTACGCCGGCGTGGCCTCGCCGTGGCGGGCATGA
- a CDS encoding serine hydrolase domain-containing protein, with translation MTGAGAAVGAGTRADGVVGWVAPGFEGVRRAFADAVASDVGTGAALSVRQRGDVVVDLAGGVADDVTGRAWGLDTPSVLFSATKGVMSILVARLVQDGRLRYDQPVAELWPGYARAGKAGTRVADALAHRAGIAAPHRDWTLSDLVDWDRATALVAAEEPRGEPGTAWAYHAITHGWLTGEIVRRATGLMPGAWFQALATGPLGVDAWIGIPPEVGERVARMRVGTTLRELTSRQRADVAAGGPDLPLRALTLGGALPLELVGDDAGFSRADVQVAEIPGAGGIGTAHALAAVWSAVVVETAGVRLLDDDTIRLATRPVSGGDEPPAFDVPGPWPRWGMGFQLDSAARRYLGSGSLGHDGAGGQVAFADVEHRVGFAFLTNRMEADDDRGTRIVDALREALPR, from the coding sequence GTGACCGGCGCGGGGGCGGCCGTCGGCGCCGGGACGCGCGCCGACGGCGTGGTCGGCTGGGTCGCGCCCGGCTTCGAGGGCGTGCGGCGCGCGTTCGCGGACGCCGTCGCGTCCGACGTCGGCACGGGCGCCGCGCTCTCCGTCCGGCAGCGCGGCGACGTGGTGGTGGACCTCGCGGGCGGCGTCGCCGACGACGTGACCGGCCGCGCGTGGGGGCTCGACACCCCGAGCGTGCTGTTCTCCGCGACCAAGGGGGTCATGTCGATCCTGGTCGCGCGCCTCGTCCAGGACGGGCGGCTGCGCTACGACCAGCCGGTCGCCGAGCTGTGGCCGGGGTACGCGCGCGCCGGCAAGGCGGGGACCCGGGTCGCGGACGCGCTTGCGCACCGTGCCGGGATCGCGGCGCCGCACCGGGACTGGACGCTGTCCGACCTCGTCGACTGGGATCGCGCGACCGCGCTCGTCGCGGCGGAGGAGCCGCGCGGGGAGCCCGGCACGGCGTGGGCCTACCACGCCATCACGCACGGTTGGCTGACGGGCGAGATCGTGCGGAGGGCCACCGGGCTCATGCCGGGCGCGTGGTTCCAGGCGCTCGCGACCGGGCCGCTGGGGGTGGACGCCTGGATCGGGATCCCGCCCGAGGTCGGCGAGCGCGTCGCGCGCATGCGCGTGGGCACGACGCTGCGGGAGCTCACCTCCCGGCAGCGCGCGGATGTCGCGGCGGGCGGCCCCGACCTGCCGCTGCGCGCGCTCACGCTCGGCGGCGCGCTGCCGCTGGAGCTCGTGGGCGACGACGCGGGCTTCTCCCGCGCGGACGTGCAGGTGGCGGAGATCCCCGGCGCCGGCGGCATCGGCACGGCCCACGCGCTCGCCGCCGTCTGGTCGGCCGTGGTCGTGGAGACCGCGGGCGTGCGCCTGCTCGACGACGACACGATCCGCCTCGCGACCCGTCCCGTCTCCGGCGGCGACGAGCCGCCCGCGTTCGACGTGCCGGGCCCGTGGCCACGGTGGGGCATGGGCTTCCAGCTCGACTCGGCCGCGCGCCGCTACCTCGGATCCGGCAGCCTCGGCCACGACGGCGCTGGCGGCCAGGTCGCCTTCGCCGACGTCGAGCACCGGGTCGGCTTCGCGTTCCTCACCAACCGGATGGAGGCCGACGACGACCGCGGGACCCGGATCGTCGACGCGCTGCGGGAGGCGCTGCCGCGCTGA
- a CDS encoding carbohydrate ABC transporter permease, which produces MIVNRTELVVGRILLIAVLVLTLLPFASMLTAALQSPDSLPNGFSWPTPAYWENFVTAFTVGNIGTLMLSSLFIVVMVVPVSLVCATLAGYSLGNLRVPGGKYVLVAMIIGLTIPFEAIIIPLYYQMTGFGLINTRWAVILPLIGLYMPFSVFWMRAHFVGVPRELSEAARVDGASIWQEFRSIQLPLARPALSALGILLFLWTWNQFLLPLVMIDDPSERTMAGALGAFQGQYIDALPLLFAASLIVMLPTVIVYVIFQRQFIAALLQGAVKG; this is translated from the coding sequence ATGATCGTCAACCGCACCGAGCTCGTCGTGGGCCGCATCCTGCTGATCGCGGTCCTCGTGCTCACCCTGCTGCCCTTCGCCAGCATGCTCACCGCCGCGCTGCAGTCGCCCGACTCGCTGCCCAACGGCTTCTCCTGGCCGACGCCCGCCTACTGGGAGAACTTCGTGACGGCGTTCACGGTCGGGAACATCGGCACGCTGATGCTCTCGAGCCTGTTCATCGTGGTGATGGTCGTGCCCGTCAGCCTCGTCTGCGCGACGCTCGCGGGCTACTCGCTCGGGAACCTCCGGGTGCCCGGCGGGAAGTACGTGCTCGTCGCCATGATCATCGGGCTGACCATCCCGTTCGAGGCGATCATCATCCCGCTCTACTACCAGATGACGGGCTTCGGCCTCATCAACACCAGGTGGGCGGTCATCCTCCCGCTCATCGGGCTGTACATGCCGTTCAGCGTGTTCTGGATGCGCGCGCACTTCGTCGGCGTGCCGCGGGAGCTGTCGGAGGCCGCGCGCGTGGACGGCGCGAGCATCTGGCAGGAGTTCCGGAGCATCCAGCTGCCGCTCGCGCGGCCGGCGCTCTCGGCGCTCGGGATCCTCCTGTTCCTCTGGACCTGGAACCAGTTCCTGCTGCCGCTCGTGATGATCGACGACCCGAGCGAGCGCACCATGGCCGGGGCGCTCGGCGCGTTCCAGGGCCAGTACATCGATGCGCTGCCGCTGCTGTTCGCGGCGTCGCTCATCGTGATGCTGCCAACGGTGATCGTGTACGTGATCTTCCAGCGGCAGTTCATCGCGGCGCTGCTGCAGGGCGCGGTGAAGGGCTGA